Below is a genomic region from Mycolicibacterium neworleansense.
TTGACGTCGATGATGTCGTACTGCGACACCCGGAAGCTCGGGATGTTCACCTTGACACCGTTGACGGTGAAGTGGCCGTGGCTGACCAGCTGACGGGCCATCCGGCGGGTGCGCGCCAGGCCGGCGCGGTACACCACGTTGTCCAGCCGGCTCTCCAGGATCTGGAGCAGGTTCTCACCCGTCTTGCCGGCCTTGCGGTTGGCCTCTTCGTAGTACTTGCGGAACTGCTTCTCCAGCACGCCGTAGGTGAAGCGAGCCTTCTGCTTCTCCTGCAGCTGGGTGCGGTATTCGCTCTCCTTGATCCGCGCGCGGCCGTGCTGGC
It encodes:
- the rpsD gene encoding 30S ribosomal protein S4 gives rise to the protein MARYTGPATRKSRRLGVDLVGGDQSFEKRPYPPGQHGRARIKESEYRTQLQEKQKARFTYGVLEKQFRKYYEEANRKAGKTGENLLQILESRLDNVVYRAGLARTRRMARQLVSHGHFTVNGVKVNIPSFRVSQYDIIDVKEKSLNTLPFEVARQTAGERPIPSWLQVVGERQRILVHQLPERAQIQVPLAEQLIVEFYSK